CACAAGACCAGGCAGATCACGGTCTATCGCCAGGGCGACATCAACTATCTGGTCAACGAGCAGCCGGGCACCCACGGCGCCAACTTCGTTGCCGCGCACGGACCCTGCGCGCCGTCGATGGCGTTTCGCGTCGTCGACGCGAAACGGGCCTACGAGCGTGCGCTGTCGCTCGGCGCGGCGCCTGCGGACATTCCCGCCGCGCAGAAGGCGCTCGATGTTCCCGCCATCAAGGGTATCGGCGGCAGCCTGCTGTATTTCGTCGACCGCTACGGCGCCAGGGGCTCGGCCTATGACGCCGAGTTCGAATGGACGGGCGCCAAGGATCCGCGGCCGGAGGGGGCGGGGCTGTATTACATCGATCACCTCACCCACAACGTCCATCGCGGCCGGATGGATGTCTGGACCGGCTTCTACGAAAAACTGTTCAACTTCCGGCAGATCCGCTTCTTCGACATCGAGGGCCGCGCCTCCGGCCTGTTCTCGCGGGCGCTGACCAGCCCCGACGGCAAGATCCGGATTCCGATCAACGAGGACGCCGGCGACTCCGGACAGATCGAGGAATATCTCAGCGTCTATCGCGGCGAGGGCATCCAGCACGTCGCCTGCGGTTCGAGGGATATCTACCGGACCGTCGAGAGGCTGCGGGCCGACGGCCTGCCGTTCATGCCGTCGCCGCCCGACACCTATTTCGAGAAGGTCGATGCGCGGCTGCCCGAGCATGGCGAGGACGTCGCCCGGCTGAAGCGCGACGGCATCCTGATCGACGGCGAAGGCGTAATGGAGGGCGGCCACACCAAGGTGCTGCTGCAGATCTTTTCCGCCAACGCGATCGGGCCGATCTTCTTCGAGTTCATCCAGCGCAAAGGCGACGACGGTTTCGGCGAAGGCAATTTCAAGGCGCTGTTCGAATCGATCGAGGAAGACCAGATCCGCCGCGGCGTTCTGAAGGTGGACGACGCGGCGTAGCTACGGCGCTGAATGACTGCTGGGAGGTCGCCACAATAAAAACTCATCGCCCGGTCGAGCCGGGCGATGACAGCGGTGGTTGCGCAATGGCGCCGGAGACACCTATCTCGCCGCCTTCCACTCGCTCGCGAGGCTGGCGATGTCAGCCGTTTCCGGCTCGCGGATCGCCGATGGCGTGCGCGAAAAGCGCGGCGCGGGCGCGGGCTGGGTGACGCCGTGGCGCTCGACGAAGATCTTGCGCGCGGCCATGTGCGGATGTTTCGGGGCTTCCGCCATGGTCAGGATCGGCGCGAAGCAGATGTCGGTGCCTTCCATGATTCTGCACCACTCCTCGCGCGTCTTGCTCTTGAACACTCTTGTGAGCTTTTGCTTCAGCGCGGGCCAGGCCTTGCGGTCCATCTGGGCGTCGAAGTCGGCGTCGGCGAGGCCGGCATGCTGGCGCAGCAGCGCGTAGAATTGCGGCTCGATCGAGCCGATCGAGATGAAATTGCCGCAGGCGCATTCGTAGACGCCGTAGAAATGCGCGCCGCCGTCGAGGAAATTGCTTTCGCGGCCCTCGCTCCAGCGGCCGATCGCGGTCATGTCGAAGAACATCGACATCAGCGACGCGGCGCCGTCGCACATCGCGGCGTCCACCACCTGGCCCTTGCCGGACTTCGAGGCTTCCAGCAGCGCGGCGAGCACGCCGACCACAAGGTACAGCGCACCGCCGCCGAAGTCGCCGACCAGATTGAGCGGCGGCACCGGCTTTTCCTTCGGGCCGATCGCTGCCAGCGCGCCGGTGACCGAGATGTAGTTGATGTCATGGCCGGCGGCCTGCGCCAGCGGGCCTTCCTGGCCCCAGCCGGTCATGCGGCCATAGACCAGGCGCGGATTGCGCGGCTGCACCACGTCGGGCCCCAGTCCCAGCCGCTCCATCACGCCGGGACGAAAGCCTTCGATCAGCGCATCGGCATTGGCCAGGAGGTCGAGCACCTGCGCCACCGCGGCCTTGTCCTTGAGGTCGAGTTCGACCACCTTTCGTCCGCGGCCCGCGACCGACTTCATGTTCTTCTTGGCGCCGACGCGATCGAGCGTGACCACCTCCGCGCCCATGTCCGCCAGCATCATGCAGGCAAAGGGCCCGGGGCCGATGCCGGCGAATTCGACGATGCGGAATCCCGCCAGCGGGCCGGAGGTGCGGGTGGAGGATTTGGGGGCTGATTGATCGAGCACGTTGTTTTTTCCGTTGATGAAGTAAGAGGACTATGACGTTGCGGAGGTCTTGCCGCCGTGGCGGGCAGGATCGCTGAGGGTCACCTTGGCGGCATCGGCCCACAGCTTGGCGTTCTGCTTCTGGCGTTCGGTGGCGACGCCTTCTTCGGCGATCTTGCGGCCGAGCGCGACATAGACCGGAATCTCCTCGTCGCGCATCGGCTGCATCGCCTGTTTGCGCGCCATCGCCTTCTCGATATAGGGCGCGAGCTCTTCCTGCTTCTGCTTCTCGCGTTCGATTTCGCGTTGCCGGAATTCCGGCATCACGTCCTTTGCGAACAGCTCGAGCGCCTCGCAGATATGCTTGTGCTGGTTGCGGCCGCCCTGCTGGATGAACACGGTCTGGTCGACGCCTGATTCCTCGAAGTGCCGCAGATGGGTCCGCAACTGGTCCGGCGTGCCGATGCCGTGATCGGCGCCGGCCGGCGGCAGCGCATGCCGCGCCTTTTCGAAATTGGCCCAGATGTCGGTGCGGCCCGGCTTGTGTTCGCCGAAGATATAATGATGCGCAAGGCCGTAGCGGAAGAACCGCAAGCCGTCCTCGCCGCGGCGGCGCGATTCCATCTCGTCCGGATGCACCGAGAAGCCGGTCACCATCGCGACATTGGGATTGACGGCGTGACCGATCGGCACGCATTCCTCCTTGAAGATGCGGTAATAGTCATCGACCCATTGCCGTGCCTCGCGCGGATCGACGAAGGCAAAGGTCAGCGCGCCGATGCCGCAGCGCGCCGCCATCTTGATGGTCTCGCGGTTGGAGCAGGCGACCCACAGCGGCGGATGCGGCTTCTGCAGCGGTTTCGGGACCACGTTGCGGCAGGGCATCTCGAAGAACTCGCCCTTGAAGCCGGGATAGGGGTCCATCGCCATCATGTTGGTGCACTGCTCGACGCCCTCCTTCCACATCCGGCGCTTCTCGACCGGATCGAAGCCGACATTGAAGCCGCCGAGCTCCATCAGGGAGGCGCTCTCGCCGGTGCCGAATTCGACCCGGCCGTTGGAGACGAGGTCCAGCGTCGCGATGCGCTCGGCGACCCGCGCCGGGTGGTTGTATTTCGGCGGCATCAGGCAGATGCCGTGGCCGAGGCGAATCTTCTTGGTGCGCTGCGAGCACGCCGCGAGGAAGATTTCCGGCGCGGAAGAGTGCGAATATTCCTCGAGGAAGTGGTGCTCGACTTCCCAGGCGTAGTCGATGCCGAGCCTGTCGGCGAGTTCGACCTGGTCGAGCGCCTCCTGAAACAGCCTGACCTCGTCGCCCTCGTTCCACGGCCGCGGCAATTGGTGCTCGTAGAAAATGCCGAACTTCATGGTTCCTCCCGGGAGCCGTGCATTCCGCAAAAGTGGGTACCGGTTTTGCGATCAGAATATGCGCAAGATTATTTCGTTTAATTAGTTGATTAGCTAAATTGTCTCGCCTTGTGGGCAGCGTGGCAAGTGTCATTTGAGTGGAATATGACCAAATGCAGAGCGGCGCGCATTGCTGCGCGCCGCTTGCATGAGCCTTGTGTTTAGACGCTATCAGCCGGCGGCAGTCACTGCGCGTTGCGCCATCACCTTGATCAGATTGGCGCGATAGTCCGATGAGCCATGGATATCGCTCATCAGACCATCCGCGGAAATCTTGACGCCGTCGAGCGCGCCCGCCGACCAGTTGGCCTTCAGCGCCGCCTCGATCGCAGGCACCCGCATCACGCCGCTCTGCGAGGCGCCGGTGGCGGCGACGCGGACGTCGCCGGCCTTGGTCTTGACCACGAACACGCCGGTCAGCGCGAAGCGCGATGCCGGATGCGGGAACTTGGAATACCCCGCCTTGGCTGGCACCGGGAACGACACCTGGGTGATGATCTCGCCGTCCGCCAGCGCGGTCGAGAACAGGCCCTTGAAGAACTCGTCCGCCGGGATCGAGCGCTTGTTGGTCTTCACGGTGGCGCCGAGGGCGAGCACCGCCGCCGGGTAATCCGCTGCCGGGTCGTTGTTGGCGATCGAGCCGCCGATGGTGCCGCGATGGCGCACCGCCGGATCGCCGATCTGCGAGGCCAGATGGGCGAGCGCGGCAATGGCCTTCTGCACAGGGCCGCTGGTGGCGACGTCGTAATGCGTCGTCGCCGCCTTGATGGTCAGCGTGTCCCCGGCAACCTCAATACCGATCAGGTCCTTGAGCTTGCCGAGATCGATCACGTCGGATGGCGAGGCCAGCCGCTGCTTCATGACCGGGACCAGGGTGTGGCCGCCGGCGAGATATTTCGACTCCTTGCCCTTCGAAAACAGTGCTGCCGCTTCGTCGACAGAAGAGGGGCGATGATAGGTGGTCTCGTACATGATGATGCTCCCTCTCAACCGTGAATGGCGTGCCACACCCGATCGGGTGTCGCCGGCATCTCGAGCTTGTTGTTGCCTATGGCGTCGGTGATGGCGTTGATGACGGCTGCGGATGCGCCGATCGCGCCGGCCTCGCCGCAACCCTTGACCCCGAGCGGATTGCCCGGACACAGCGTCGTGGTGTGGTTCAGCTTGAACGACGGCAGGTCGTCGGCGCGCGGCATGGTGTAGTCCATGAACGACGCGGTCACGAGCTGGCCGGAGCTGTCATAGACGGCGCCTTCGAGCAACGCCTGACCGATGCCTTGCGCAAGGCCGCCATGGACCTGGCCTTCGACGATCATCGGATTGATCAGCCGTCCGAAATCGTCGGCCGCGACGAAGTTGACGAAGGAGGTCTTGCCGGTGGCCGAATCGACCTCGAGTTCGCAGATATAGGCGCCGGCCGGGAAGGTGAAGTTGGTCGGGTCGTAGAACGCGCCCTCCTTCAGGCCGGGCTCCATGCCGTCGGGCAGGTTGTGCGCGGTGTAGGCGGCGAGCGCGACCATCGGCAGCGCGATCGACTTGTCGGTGCCGGTGACCTTGAACTCGCCGTTCTCGATCACGATGTCGTTCTCCGACGCCTCGAGCTGATGCGCGGCGATCTTCTTGGCCTTGGCCTCGACCTTCTCCATCGCTTTCAGGATCGCGGTCAGGCCGACCGCGGCCGAGCGCGAGCCGTAGGTGCCCATGCCGAACTGTACCTTGTCGGTGTCGCCGTGGACGATCTGCACCTGGCTGATCGGGACGCCCAAGCGTTCGGCGACCAGCTGGCAGAAGGTGGTTTCGTGGCCCTGGCCGTGGCTGTGCGATCCCGTCAGGATTTCGATGGTGCCGACCGGGTTGACGCGGACCTCGGCGGATTCCCACAGGCCGACGCCGGCGCCGAGGCTGCCGACCGCCTTCGAGGGCGCGATGCCACAGGCCTCGATGTAGCAGGAGACGCCGAGGCCGCGCAGCTTGCCCTCGGACTTGGCTTTCGCCTTGCGCGCGGGGAAGCCGGCGTAGTCGATCGCCTTCATCGCGGAATCGAGCGAAGCGCCGAAATCGCCGATGTCATAGGCCATGATGACCGGGGTCTGATGCGGGAATTGGGTGATGAAGTTCTTGCGGCGCAATTCCGCCGGATCGACCTTCAACTGCCGCGCCGCCGTCTCCATCAGCCGCTCCACCACGAAACTGGCCTCGGGCCGGCCGGCGCCGCGATAGGCGTCGACCGGGGTGGTGTTGGTGTAGACGCTGATCACCTCGGCGAAGATGTTGGGGATGTTGTACTGGCCCGACAGCAGCGTCGCATAGAGATAGGTCGGCACCGAGGAGGAGAACAGCGACATGTAGGCGCCGAGATTGGCGTAGGTCTTGACGCGCAGGCCGGTGATCTTGTTGTCCTTGTCGAACGCCAGTTCGGCCTTGGTCAGATGATCGCGGCCGTGGGCGTCGGTCAGGAAGGCCTCGGAACGGTCGCCGGTCCACTTCACCGGGCGCCGCACCTTCTTGGAGGCCCACAGCGCCACCATTTCCTCGGGATAGATGAAGATCTTCGAGCCGAAACCGCCGCCGACATCGGGCGCCACCACCCGCAGCTTGTGCTCCTGCGCGATGTTGTAGAACGCCGACAGCACGAGGCGCGCGACATGCGGGTTTTGCGAGGTCGTGTACAGCGTGAAATGCTCTTCGGCCTCGTTGTATTCCCCGATCGCCGCGCGCGGCTCCATCGCGTTCGGCACCAGCCGGTTGTTGGTGATGTCGAGCGAGACCACGTTGGCCGCGGCCTTGAACGCCGCGTCCGTCGCCGCTTCCTCGCCGATGGTCCAGTCGTAGATCACATTGCCCGGCGCTTCCGGATGCAGCTGCGGCGCGCCCGGCTTGATCGCGGCGCGAATATCGGCGGCGGCCGGGAGTTCTTCGTAATTGACCACGACGGCTTCCGCGGCGTCGCGGGCCTGGTTCTTGGTCTCGGCGATCACGACCGCGACCGCCTGTCCGACGAAGCGCACGGTCTCCGGCGCCATCGCCGGCCATGCGCCCATCTTCATCGGCGAGCCGTCCTTGGAGGTGATGGCCCAGCCGCAGATCAAATTGCCGACCTTGTCATCGACGATCTGCTTGCCCGTGAGCACGTCGACCACACCGGGCATCTTCTTCGCCGCCGAGGCGTCGATGCTCTTCACCTTGGCATGCGCGTGCGGGCTGCGGATGAAATGCGCGTAGGTCATGCCGACAATCTTGATGTCGTCGACGTAGCGGCCCTTGCCTGTGATGAAACGCCGGTCTTCCTTGCGCACTACGCTGGCGCCAATGCCCTCAACACCCATCGCATCTCTCCCTGTCGGACCGCATCGCCGGCGCCAAAATGCTGAGGGCGCAGACCGCAGTCGGTTTTTCCGAATTTCGAAGCTCTCGCCGTGCAGGACGCGGGACTATTCCGCCGCCTGCGCGACCTTCATGCGGCCGGCGGCGTCGAGCACCGATTTGACGATATTGTGGTAGCCGGTGCAGCGGCAGATGTTGCCTTCCAGCTCGTGCCGGACGGTGGCCTCGTCGAGCTTGCCGCCATAGCGGTTCACGATATCGATCGCCGACATGATCATGCCCGGCGTGCAGTAGCCGCACTGCAGTCCGTGATTGTCGCGGAAAGCGGCCTGCATCGGATGCAATTCGTCGCCCTTCGCGATGCCCTCGATGGTGGTGACGTTGCTCCCTGCGGCTTGTCCTGCCAGCACGGTGCATGACTTGACCGCCTTGCCGTCGATGTGGACGACGCAGGAGCCGCACTGGCTGGTGTCACAGCCGACGTGGGTACCGGTCAGGTTCAGTTGCTCGCGCAGGAGATGGACAAGAAGAGTCCGGTCCTCGACCTCGGCCGACACGGCCTTGCCGTTCACCGTCAATTTGACTGTAGACACGCGTAATCCCTCCCGATGATTTTTAGTTGTTCCAATTAGAAGCACGGGGACGGAACTTTGCAACTAGGATTTTCGTCGCGGAGGTCATTGTGATGTCGTCTTTCAGCCATCGTCCGGGCGAAGGCCGGGATCGATACGCCGCACCTTCGCCGTGCCGACGTGACGCGGCGAGGTCTCGCGTGGCGCAGGAAATGACTCCGGGGATAACGCTCAATGAGCTTCAGGCCCTGACCGGGCCCAGGCTGCAACAGGCCCCCGATTGGCAGGGCTGGCGCCGCCGGCCCCCCCGAGGCCCGTGCCGCAAGCGCATGCCGGGCTACGAAGTCGCGCCTTGATGAGGAATTCGGTCCAAATTTACGCCCCTTTATTGATTCTGCCCTAGTTTCCGGCACCGGATCGGGGGCCGCGCTCCCGATTCCGCTGGTTTTTCGGAACGAAGACGGGGGCTTGGGGTGGGATTGTCTGAACATACCGCATCGACATCGATATCGTCGAAACTCCCGACTTTGCGATTCCGCGCCAAGATCATGCTCGGCTTCGCCGTCGTGCTCGCCATCTCGGCCGCCAGCATGGGCATCGCCTATCTCGGCTTCGAGCGCGTCGCCGCCGGCGTGGCGTCCTACCGCAACAGCGTTTCAGAAGCCGATCTGGCGCGCAATATCGACCGCGAGCTGACCTCGTATCGCGCGCTGGCGCGATACTTCATGGTGACCGGCAAGGAAGAAGACGGCAAGGCGGCGCTGGCCGCCGAGGCCAGCCTGAAGGATGCCATCGACCGATCGATGACGGGCACCGCCGATCCGGCGCGGCGCAATCAGATCGCAGAGCTTGCCAAGGAATTCGGCACCTTCTCCGGGATTTTCGCGGGCATTCTCAAGGCCAAGCAGGAAAGTGCGCTCATTGCGCAAAACCAGCTTATGCGCAGCCAGATGTCCCTGCACTACAAGCTCGACGATCTCGCCAGTGCGGCGGCGGAAGCCGAATTGCCGGCGGTCGAATTCGGGGCAAAGCAGGTGCTCGGCCAGTTTCAGGCCATAAAGGAGCTGGCCAACACCTTCGTCATCAATGGCGACTATGCGACTGCGACCAGCGCATTGGCCCGTCTGAATTTCATCCTGAACGCGCTGCACGCGATACCGACGAGCGATGAAAAGATAAAGTCCACCATCAAGGAGGTCGATTCGCTATTCGCCGACTTCCGCAACGCCCTCGGCAAGCTCGTTGAAAACACCAAATTGGTCGAGAAGCTCAGCGGCGAAATGTCCAAATCCGCCGATGCCATCATGCAAGGCGCGAGCGCCTTGAAGGCGGGCCTGGTCTCCGACCAGCAACGGCTGGAGACCGAAGCCAACGCGAGCATCGGCGAGACCGAACGCCTGATCCTGATGCTGGCGGCCGGCGGCTTCCTGCTCGGCGGAGTGTGGGCGCTGTTGCTGGGGAGAGGAATTTCCAGGCCGATGATCGCGATGTGCAAGGCGATGCGGGAGCTCGCCGGCGGCAATTTCGACGTCGTGCTGCCCGGCCTCGGGCGCAAGGACGAGCTTGGCGAGATGGCGGGCGCGGTGGAAGAATTCAAGATGCAGGCCATCGCCAAGGCCGAGCGCGATGCCGCAACCCAGGAGGCGCAGAACAAGGCGAGCAGCGCGGCACGCCGCGCCGAACTCATTCGCTTCGCCGACGATTTCGAATCGGCGGTGGGCGCCATCGTCTCCAACGTTTCAGCGTCGGCGGTCCAGCTCGAGTCCGCGGCCGGCACGCTGACGCGTACCGCGGAAACCACCCAAAGCCTGTCCAGCCAGGCCGCCGGCGCGTCGGAAGAAGCCTCCAGCAACATGCAATCCGTCGCCGCCGCGACGGAAGAGCTTTCGACCTCCGTCGACGAGATCGGCAGGCGGGTGCGTGAATCCAACCAGATCGCGGAAGCGGCGGTGCTGCAAGCCCAGCAGACCGACGGGCGGATCGGCAAACTGTCGCGCGCCGCCCAGGAGATCGGCGACGTGGTCAAGCTGATCACGGCGATCGCCGAGCAGACCAATCTGCTGGCGCTGAACGCCACCATCGAAGCCGCCCGCGCCGGCGAGGCCGGCCGCGGTTTCGCGGTCGTCGCTTCCGAGGTCAAGTCGCTGGCCAGCCAGACCGCAAAAGCGACCGATGAGATCTCGTCGCACATTTCCGGCATGCAGGGCGCGACGCAGGAATCGGTAGCCGCGATCAAGGAAATCGGCGGCACCATCGAGCAGATCTCGAACATCTCCTCGTCGATCGCAGGTGCGGTGCAGCAGCAGAGCACGGCGACCCAGGAGATTGCGCGCAGCGTTCAGAACGTCGCGCAAGGCACCCACGAAGCGGCTGCGAATATCATGCAGGTCAATCGCGGCGCCACCGAAACCGGGTCCGCCTCAGAGGAGGTGTTGAACTCGGCCAGGACGCTTTCCAGCGAAAGCGCGCGGTTGCGCGAGGAGCTCGACCGCTTCATGGCGAATATCCGTGCGGCTTGAGACAGATTCTCTCCGACGTCGTCCCGGACTTGCGCCGGGACGACGATGAGATGTTCGCGGCGCCGAAAATCATTCTCTCCCAAACTGCCGCTTCAACTCCGACTTGGCCCGCTCCAGCCGCCCGCGCTGGAATTTCGACAAGGTTTTGCCGGCGCGGTTGATGTAGAAGGTCAGCATCGAGAGCGCCGATCGGTAGGCGCCAGCCTTGCGGCGCGAACTGCGTTCCGCCGATTGCTTCAACGAAGCCGCAATCTTCTTCGGATCGGTCAGTTTGAAGACGCCTTGCTCCAGATCGAGAGCGTTGCTTTCGCGGGTCACCCGCTGCGACCAGCGTTTCTTCGACGCTTTTCCGACAGTCGTTTTTTGTCGCGCAGGGCTTGCCTTTCGTGGGGTGGTCTTCTTCCGCACTGGGCCTGTGCGCGAATG
The sequence above is drawn from the Bradyrhizobium sediminis genome and encodes:
- the hppD gene encoding 4-hydroxyphenylpyruvate dioxygenase, with product MGPFPHDAPTAVISADNPMGTDGFEFVEYAHPRPEELHALFRLMGYAPVARHKTRQITVYRQGDINYLVNEQPGTHGANFVAAHGPCAPSMAFRVVDAKRAYERALSLGAAPADIPAAQKALDVPAIKGIGGSLLYFVDRYGARGSAYDAEFEWTGAKDPRPEGAGLYYIDHLTHNVHRGRMDVWTGFYEKLFNFRQIRFFDIEGRASGLFSRALTSPDGKIRIPINEDAGDSGQIEEYLSVYRGEGIQHVACGSRDIYRTVERLRADGLPFMPSPPDTYFEKVDARLPEHGEDVARLKRDGILIDGEGVMEGGHTKVLLQIFSANAIGPIFFEFIQRKGDDGFGEGNFKALFESIEEDQIRRGVLKVDDAA
- a CDS encoding CaiB/BaiF CoA transferase family protein, producing the protein MLDQSAPKSSTRTSGPLAGFRIVEFAGIGPGPFACMMLADMGAEVVTLDRVGAKKNMKSVAGRGRKVVELDLKDKAAVAQVLDLLANADALIEGFRPGVMERLGLGPDVVQPRNPRLVYGRMTGWGQEGPLAQAAGHDINYISVTGALAAIGPKEKPVPPLNLVGDFGGGALYLVVGVLAALLEASKSGKGQVVDAAMCDGAASLMSMFFDMTAIGRWSEGRESNFLDGGAHFYGVYECACGNFISIGSIEPQFYALLRQHAGLADADFDAQMDRKAWPALKQKLTRVFKSKTREEWCRIMEGTDICFAPILTMAEAPKHPHMAARKIFVERHGVTQPAPAPRFSRTPSAIREPETADIASLASEWKAAR
- a CDS encoding LLM class flavin-dependent oxidoreductase → MKFGIFYEHQLPRPWNEGDEVRLFQEALDQVELADRLGIDYAWEVEHHFLEEYSHSSAPEIFLAACSQRTKKIRLGHGICLMPPKYNHPARVAERIATLDLVSNGRVEFGTGESASLMELGGFNVGFDPVEKRRMWKEGVEQCTNMMAMDPYPGFKGEFFEMPCRNVVPKPLQKPHPPLWVACSNRETIKMAARCGIGALTFAFVDPREARQWVDDYYRIFKEECVPIGHAVNPNVAMVTGFSVHPDEMESRRRGEDGLRFFRYGLAHHYIFGEHKPGRTDIWANFEKARHALPPAGADHGIGTPDQLRTHLRHFEESGVDQTVFIQQGGRNQHKHICEALELFAKDVMPEFRQREIEREKQKQEELAPYIEKAMARKQAMQPMRDEEIPVYVALGRKIAEEGVATERQKQNAKLWADAAKVTLSDPARHGGKTSATS
- a CDS encoding FAD binding domain-containing protein, producing MYETTYHRPSSVDEAAALFSKGKESKYLAGGHTLVPVMKQRLASPSDVIDLGKLKDLIGIEVAGDTLTIKAATTHYDVATSGPVQKAIAALAHLASQIGDPAVRHRGTIGGSIANNDPAADYPAAVLALGATVKTNKRSIPADEFFKGLFSTALADGEIITQVSFPVPAKAGYSKFPHPASRFALTGVFVVKTKAGDVRVAATGASQSGVMRVPAIEAALKANWSAGALDGVKISADGLMSDIHGSSDYRANLIKVMAQRAVTAAG
- a CDS encoding xanthine dehydrogenase family protein molybdopterin-binding subunit, with the protein product MGVEGIGASVVRKEDRRFITGKGRYVDDIKIVGMTYAHFIRSPHAHAKVKSIDASAAKKMPGVVDVLTGKQIVDDKVGNLICGWAITSKDGSPMKMGAWPAMAPETVRFVGQAVAVVIAETKNQARDAAEAVVVNYEELPAAADIRAAIKPGAPQLHPEAPGNVIYDWTIGEEAATDAAFKAAANVVSLDITNNRLVPNAMEPRAAIGEYNEAEEHFTLYTTSQNPHVARLVLSAFYNIAQEHKLRVVAPDVGGGFGSKIFIYPEEMVALWASKKVRRPVKWTGDRSEAFLTDAHGRDHLTKAELAFDKDNKITGLRVKTYANLGAYMSLFSSSVPTYLYATLLSGQYNIPNIFAEVISVYTNTTPVDAYRGAGRPEASFVVERLMETAARQLKVDPAELRRKNFITQFPHQTPVIMAYDIGDFGASLDSAMKAIDYAGFPARKAKAKSEGKLRGLGVSCYIEACGIAPSKAVGSLGAGVGLWESAEVRVNPVGTIEILTGSHSHGQGHETTFCQLVAERLGVPISQVQIVHGDTDKVQFGMGTYGSRSAAVGLTAILKAMEKVEAKAKKIAAHQLEASENDIVIENGEFKVTGTDKSIALPMVALAAYTAHNLPDGMEPGLKEGAFYDPTNFTFPAGAYICELEVDSATGKTSFVNFVAADDFGRLINPMIVEGQVHGGLAQGIGQALLEGAVYDSSGQLVTASFMDYTMPRADDLPSFKLNHTTTLCPGNPLGVKGCGEAGAIGASAAVINAITDAIGNNKLEMPATPDRVWHAIHG
- a CDS encoding (2Fe-2S)-binding protein — encoded protein: MSTVKLTVNGKAVSAEVEDRTLLVHLLREQLNLTGTHVGCDTSQCGSCVVHIDGKAVKSCTVLAGQAAGSNVTTIEGIAKGDELHPMQAAFRDNHGLQCGYCTPGMIMSAIDIVNRYGGKLDEATVRHELEGNICRCTGYHNIVKSVLDAAGRMKVAQAAE
- a CDS encoding methyl-accepting chemotaxis protein, which produces MSEHTASTSISSKLPTLRFRAKIMLGFAVVLAISAASMGIAYLGFERVAAGVASYRNSVSEADLARNIDRELTSYRALARYFMVTGKEEDGKAALAAEASLKDAIDRSMTGTADPARRNQIAELAKEFGTFSGIFAGILKAKQESALIAQNQLMRSQMSLHYKLDDLASAAAEAELPAVEFGAKQVLGQFQAIKELANTFVINGDYATATSALARLNFILNALHAIPTSDEKIKSTIKEVDSLFADFRNALGKLVENTKLVEKLSGEMSKSADAIMQGASALKAGLVSDQQRLETEANASIGETERLILMLAAGGFLLGGVWALLLGRGISRPMIAMCKAMRELAGGNFDVVLPGLGRKDELGEMAGAVEEFKMQAIAKAERDAATQEAQNKASSAARRAELIRFADDFESAVGAIVSNVSASAVQLESAAGTLTRTAETTQSLSSQAAGASEEASSNMQSVAAATEELSTSVDEIGRRVRESNQIAEAAVLQAQQTDGRIGKLSRAAQEIGDVVKLITAIAEQTNLLALNATIEAARAGEAGRGFAVVASEVKSLASQTAKATDEISSHISGMQGATQESVAAIKEIGGTIEQISNISSSIAGAVQQQSTATQEIARSVQNVAQGTHEAAANIMQVNRGATETGSASEEVLNSARTLSSESARLREELDRFMANIRAA
- a CDS encoding DUF3175 domain-containing protein, encoding MAASRKPTHSRTGPVRKKTTPRKASPARQKTTVGKASKKRWSQRVTRESNALDLEQGVFKLTDPKKIAASLKQSAERSSRRKAGAYRSALSMLTFYINRAGKTLSKFQRGRLERAKSELKRQFGRE